AAAAATTACTTAAACAGACGCACGCACTAAGCAACTGCATTTGTGCCTACCGAAAAATCCCTTCGGATGATGGAACGAAGAAGAAGAATAATATAAGTTTTGCCCACGATGCCTTTCAGGAAATAAAGCGAAGAGGCGAATGTGCTGCCATCGCACTTGACATTGAAAGTTTTTTTAGCTCGCTCGACCATGTCGTTTTGAAACATCAATGGTGCCAACTACTTGGCAAATCGATTTTGCCCAAAGATCATTACAATATCTTCAAATCAATTACCCGTTTCCATTATATTAACATTAATGACTTTAAAACAACGCATAATGGATTTGACGAAGCCCATATTGCTGAGTTAAGAAAGAAAGGAATCCACTCCTTTCTGGAATCGCCCAAAGAGTTGCAAGAACTCATTCGCACTAAGCAAATTCTAGTTCACAAAAATCAATTCGTAAGAAAGAAAGAGGCTGTAAATGTATTGGTTGGCATACCACAAGGGCTTGCTATAAGTGCAATGCTTGCCAACATCTATATGTATGCCTTCGATAAAATGATATATGAGGAGCTGGTTTTGAAACGAGGCGTATTTTATAGAAGGTATTCGGATGATATTGTTCTTGTATGTGAAACAGATGAACGCAATGAGGTTTTATCTTTTGTGATGGATGCAATTCGAGGCAAAGAAACTCAATTAACTATCTCCGAGAAAAAAACTGAAGTGTCTACTTTCAAAAAGGAATTTGTCGGTAAAGAAGAACGACTACAGGTATATAGGGAAGAGACAGGAACTCCCAGATATAATGTACCTTTCGTTTACCTTGGTTTTGAGTTCTACGGTTATCAAACCCTAATAAAGTCAGCCAACCTTGCAAAATACTATCGCAGATTAAAGGATTCAATTCGAAGAGCAAGCCGTAGAGCAGACAGAAAAAAGGAGAGAGACCTTTCTGACGAAAAAATTCTCTTTAAGACAAAATTGTTTCGCCAATTAACCTTTAAGGGAAGGAAGACAAGAATGCTAAAGATCAAACGATCAAAACGTATTAAGGATATGTTTGGCAACTGGCAGTATATAGTAGAAGAGTCTCCGCGAAAATACCGAGGGAATGTCTTTAGGTATGTGTATAATGCAGCCAATGAGATGAACGCCCCTGAAATAAAAAGACAGTACAGGAATCATTGGTCAATAATGGAAAAAACGGTTAATGCATACAATTTTGTGAACACTAAACTAAATCAAGAGAAAAAGACATCGTAATCTACGCAGCATTCATATATAACTTTCCTCGCAAATTGGCGTTCTTCTGCCTTTACTTCCTTTCCACTAGAATTA
The nucleotide sequence above comes from Williamwhitmania taraxaci. Encoded proteins:
- a CDS encoding reverse transcriptase domain-containing protein, with amino-acid sequence MKPNKDWFKPKGYLHLDDKITFDQRNLIQRKVSNVSFVGNHAFLPLLYKTVTQRKYKKIKQPNGIVRRSHTEIKNGKVIPTKKVRPIMYASHLDAQIYAYYANKVLGEKYEKLLKQTHALSNCICAYRKIPSDDGTKKKNNISFAHDAFQEIKRRGECAAIALDIESFFSSLDHVVLKHQWCQLLGKSILPKDHYNIFKSITRFHYININDFKTTHNGFDEAHIAELRKKGIHSFLESPKELQELIRTKQILVHKNQFVRKKEAVNVLVGIPQGLAISAMLANIYMYAFDKMIYEELVLKRGVFYRRYSDDIVLVCETDERNEVLSFVMDAIRGKETQLTISEKKTEVSTFKKEFVGKEERLQVYREETGTPRYNVPFVYLGFEFYGYQTLIKSANLAKYYRRLKDSIRRASRRADRKKERDLSDEKILFKTKLFRQLTFKGRKTRMLKIKRSKRIKDMFGNWQYIVEESPRKYRGNVFRYVYNAANEMNAPEIKRQYRNHWSIMEKTVNAYNFVNTKLNQEKKTS